The Muricauda sp. SCSIO 65647 genome includes a region encoding these proteins:
- the xylA gene encoding xylose isomerase: MAVLGNTEYFKGIGEIQYEGKDSDNPLAYKFYDPELMVAGKTMREHFKFAMAYWHTLCGTGGDPFGPGTKDFPWATASDPLEAAKEKADAAFEFITKMGFDYYCFHDYDLVDEANTLAESEKRVLQTVDYLKEKMKASGVKLLWGTANLFSHPRYMNGAASNPNFDVVARAGAQLKVALDATIELNGENYVFWGGREGYMSLLNTNMKLEQDNIGRFMRMARDYARSQGFKGTFFIEPKPMEPSKHQYDFDAATSINFIREQGLENDFKLNIEVNHATLAQHTFQHELQVAANAGMLGSIDANRGDYQNGWDTDQFPNNILETAEAMLVFLKAGGLQGGGINFDAKTRRNSTDLEDIFIAHIGGADTFARGLLVADAVINHSNYEALLNNRYASFGSGKGADFIAEKLTLNELAAYAKSRAEPEQISGKQELYENMLNQYL; this comes from the coding sequence ATGGCAGTACTGGGCAACACCGAATATTTCAAGGGAATCGGGGAAATACAATATGAAGGCAAAGATTCAGACAATCCCCTGGCATACAAGTTTTACGATCCCGAGCTAATGGTAGCGGGCAAGACCATGCGAGAACACTTCAAATTTGCCATGGCCTACTGGCATACACTGTGCGGTACCGGCGGAGATCCCTTTGGGCCCGGAACCAAAGATTTTCCCTGGGCGACAGCTTCCGATCCTTTGGAGGCCGCCAAAGAGAAAGCGGATGCCGCCTTTGAGTTCATCACCAAAATGGGCTTTGATTACTATTGTTTTCACGACTATGATTTGGTCGATGAAGCGAATACACTGGCAGAATCGGAAAAAAGGGTCCTGCAAACGGTCGATTACCTAAAGGAAAAAATGAAGGCTTCGGGTGTAAAGCTCTTATGGGGAACGGCGAACCTTTTTTCACACCCAAGATATATGAACGGTGCCGCTTCAAACCCCAACTTTGATGTGGTGGCGAGAGCGGGGGCCCAATTAAAGGTCGCGCTGGATGCCACTATCGAACTCAATGGTGAAAACTACGTGTTCTGGGGTGGCCGTGAAGGCTATATGTCACTTTTGAACACCAACATGAAATTAGAGCAGGACAATATTGGCCGTTTTATGCGAATGGCAAGGGACTATGCGCGTTCGCAAGGTTTTAAGGGCACCTTCTTCATCGAGCCCAAGCCCATGGAGCCCTCAAAGCACCAGTACGATTTTGATGCGGCGACTTCCATCAACTTCATCAGGGAACAGGGTCTTGAAAATGATTTCAAATTGAACATCGAGGTGAACCATGCCACGCTGGCACAGCATACCTTTCAACACGAACTGCAAGTGGCGGCCAATGCCGGAATGCTGGGGAGCATCGATGCCAACCGCGGTGATTACCAAAACGGATGGGACACCGACCAGTTTCCCAACAACATTCTCGAAACGGCAGAGGCCATGCTGGTATTCTTAAAAGCTGGGGGGCTTCAGGGCGGCGGTATCAACTTTGATGCGAAAACACGAAGAAACTCAACAGACCTAGAAGATATATTCATAGCACATATCGGCGGTGCCGACACCTTTGCCAGAGGTTTGTTGGTGGCCGATGCGGTAATCAACCATTCGAATTATGAAGCGTTGCTCAACAATCGTTACGCTTCCTTTGGTTCAGGAAAAGGTGCCGATTTCATTGCAGAAAAACTGACCTTAAACGAGTTAGCAGCGTATGCCAAATCACGGGCAGAGCCTGAACAGATCAGTGGAAAACAAGAATTGTATGAGAATATGCTGAACCAGTATCTTTAA
- a CDS encoding tetratricopeptide repeat protein, which yields MNRNLIVFFFLASSFCAAQEPVLDSLKSVLQTQTKKDSIRAKTLLGIAEEMTYSDPENAFPYTDEALEINKSLQWSKGEAMALRQKGNLYYVVADNLNALETYQKALQLSRKIQDKDLENTLLSNIGNIYADLKEYDKALENYNAFLSAARVSKNVPNQIRGLSNIGIVYNDLENFEEGLFYLESALKLAKQEKNQFFQAAIINNLALGYKGMGQYEESLSKYKAAAALAKELGNTYILASALNSIGKVNILLGNYGAASKAGQEALELSREIGAIEWQADSWQVLSTVYEKSDKPLEALNAYKRHIAFRDSVLNEEKRSELTRKEMLFTMEKQRAAAESELKREQLIKNGYLMGAVLLGIIAAIGYLLYKRRRDAKEAQKIADFKAKVSETELKALRSQMNPHFIFNSLNSISDFLAKNDVGQANDYLIKFAKLTRAILENSEKKWIPIAEDLNLMELYMQIESLRLRKKFTYSIDVDETIDQEDTMIPPLILQPFVENSIWHGIAKKEEGGHISIVLKKEDDMVLCVVEDNGVGRPSTVPVSLKKSSLGLKITASRLDIINKLKNTRGSLKMIDKTEGLRVELKLPLEFQF from the coding sequence ATGAACAGAAATCTGATCGTTTTCTTTTTCTTGGCCTCCTCTTTTTGTGCCGCCCAGGAACCTGTTTTGGATTCGCTAAAAAGTGTTTTACAAACGCAAACCAAGAAAGATTCCATCAGAGCTAAAACACTTTTGGGCATAGCGGAAGAAATGACATATTCAGACCCTGAAAATGCCTTTCCCTATACCGACGAGGCATTAGAAATCAACAAAAGCCTACAGTGGTCAAAAGGTGAAGCCATGGCACTACGCCAGAAAGGAAACCTTTACTATGTCGTAGCAGACAATTTAAATGCGCTTGAGACTTATCAGAAGGCCCTGCAATTGAGCCGGAAAATACAGGACAAAGATCTTGAAAACACCTTACTGAGCAATATTGGTAACATCTATGCCGATTTGAAAGAATATGACAAGGCACTTGAAAATTACAATGCCTTTTTATCAGCCGCCCGGGTTTCCAAAAATGTTCCCAATCAAATCAGAGGGCTTTCCAATATTGGCATAGTATACAACGATCTTGAGAATTTTGAAGAAGGTCTTTTCTATCTTGAAAGTGCCCTAAAGCTTGCCAAACAAGAAAAAAACCAATTTTTTCAGGCCGCCATCATAAACAATCTTGCCCTAGGATATAAGGGCATGGGCCAATACGAAGAGTCACTTTCAAAATACAAGGCGGCGGCGGCCTTAGCGAAAGAATTGGGGAACACCTATATTTTGGCCTCGGCCTTGAACAGTATTGGCAAGGTGAACATCTTACTCGGCAATTACGGGGCCGCCAGTAAGGCCGGGCAAGAGGCCCTGGAGCTCTCAAGGGAAATTGGAGCCATTGAGTGGCAAGCCGATTCATGGCAGGTCTTGAGCACGGTATATGAAAAAAGTGACAAGCCCTTAGAAGCTCTGAACGCGTATAAGCGGCATATCGCATTTAGGGACAGTGTTCTGAATGAAGAGAAAAGGTCAGAACTGACCCGTAAAGAGATGTTGTTCACCATGGAAAAGCAGCGGGCCGCGGCAGAAAGCGAACTAAAAAGAGAGCAACTGATCAAGAACGGCTATCTGATGGGTGCCGTACTTCTGGGAATTATAGCTGCTATTGGATATTTGCTCTACAAGCGAAGAAGAGATGCCAAAGAAGCCCAAAAAATTGCAGATTTTAAGGCCAAGGTTTCCGAAACTGAGCTCAAGGCATTACGGTCACAAATGAACCCACATTTTATTTTCAATTCGCTAAACTCTATAAGCGACTTTCTTGCCAAAAACGATGTGGGGCAAGCCAATGACTATTTGATAAAATTCGCCAAGCTAACAAGGGCGATTCTTGAGAATTCAGAAAAGAAATGGATTCCCATCGCAGAGGATCTGAATTTGATGGAGTTGTATATGCAAATCGAAAGCCTGCGGCTGCGCAAAAAATTTACGTACTCGATTGATGTGGATGAAACTATTGACCAAGAAGATACGATGATCCCTCCTTTGATCCTTCAGCCTTTTGTTGAGAACAGTATTTGGCATGGCATTGCCAAAAAAGAAGAAGGGGGTCATATCTCCATTGTCCTTAAAAAAGAAGATGATATGGTTTTATGTGTTGTTGAGGACAATGGTGTGGGCAGGCCTTCCACGGTACCCGTATCCTTAAAAAAGAGCTCTTTGGGATTAAAAATTACCGCAAGTCGGCTTGATATCATCAATAAACTCAAGAATACCCGTGGTTCTTTAAAAATGATCGATAAAACCGAGGGGCTTCGGGTCGAATTAAAGCTACCTTTGGAATTTCAATTTTGA
- a CDS encoding S9 family peptidase, with the protein MKKILILTLCNIFIVAYGIGQSKVMTPEQLIELNRVSALGLSNDGKQVIYKTSSFDLKTNERSSKTFSVSVHGGGPEEFLGEVGQQVKDKNVSADGKWKLIAKEVKLEKVNGSDHYNDVPNSNVFIYDQLNYRHWDTWEDGSYSHIFLQSATETPDSGIDLMEGRPFDCPQKPFGGDEDYIWSPDSKKVLYVTKKLAGTEYAVSTNSDIYEYNIETKQTTNLTENNKGYDTHPAFSSKGTLAWLQMQRDGYESDKNDIIVRLPEGDVNLTKDWDGTVNGFIWSEDESKIYYNAPVGGTVHVFQIDVPVDKKTKSRPKQISEGQFDVNGIIGQSGDHLIVYRRDMNHATEIYNLNVRTGEMKQLSEANDKIYEDIKMSKIEKRMVKTTDGKDMVTWVIYPPDFDPTKKYPTLLYCQGGPQGALSQFYSFRWNFQLMAANGYIVVAPNRRGMPGFGVEWNEQISKDYGGQNMDDYLSAIDDVAKETYVDTDRLGCIGASYGGYSVFYLASRHDGRFKSFISHDGIFNWRSMYGTTEELFFVNWDLGGAYWDNENTAAQRSYTEFNPINFVDKWDTPILIIQGGKDFRVPIGQGLEAFQAAQLQGIKSRLLFFPEENHWVLSAQNSLVWQREFYKWLEETVKNVELNSGK; encoded by the coding sequence ATGAAAAAGATTTTGATATTAACACTATGTAACATCTTTATTGTTGCTTATGGAATCGGCCAATCTAAAGTAATGACACCAGAGCAGCTAATTGAATTAAATAGAGTTTCGGCTTTGGGCCTAAGCAATGACGGGAAACAAGTAATTTACAAAACATCATCTTTTGATTTAAAGACAAATGAGCGCTCGAGTAAAACATTTTCAGTTTCCGTACATGGTGGAGGCCCGGAGGAATTTTTGGGTGAAGTTGGGCAGCAGGTGAAAGATAAAAATGTATCCGCCGACGGAAAATGGAAGTTGATCGCCAAAGAAGTGAAACTCGAGAAAGTAAATGGCAGTGATCATTATAATGACGTTCCCAATTCAAATGTTTTCATATATGATCAACTCAACTACAGACACTGGGATACTTGGGAAGATGGATCCTATAGCCATATATTTTTACAATCTGCAACCGAAACCCCAGATAGTGGAATTGACTTGATGGAAGGGAGACCGTTTGATTGTCCTCAGAAACCATTTGGTGGCGATGAAGATTATATATGGAGTCCCGATTCTAAAAAAGTATTGTACGTCACTAAAAAATTGGCCGGCACCGAATATGCTGTCAGCACTAATTCAGATATCTATGAGTATAACATAGAAACAAAACAAACAACCAACCTTACAGAAAACAATAAAGGGTATGATACACATCCTGCATTTTCTTCCAAAGGCACCCTCGCTTGGTTGCAAATGCAAAGAGATGGTTATGAGTCCGATAAGAATGACATAATCGTTAGGTTACCTGAAGGAGACGTGAATCTTACCAAAGACTGGGATGGTACTGTCAATGGGTTTATTTGGAGCGAAGATGAATCAAAGATTTATTATAATGCTCCAGTTGGTGGAACAGTTCATGTCTTTCAAATCGATGTTCCAGTTGATAAGAAAACCAAGTCAAGGCCTAAACAAATTTCTGAAGGTCAATTTGATGTAAATGGTATTATAGGTCAAAGTGGGGATCATTTAATTGTGTATAGAAGAGATATGAATCATGCAACCGAAATTTATAATCTGAATGTCAGAACTGGTGAAATGAAACAATTGTCTGAAGCAAATGATAAAATATATGAAGACATCAAAATGTCTAAAATAGAAAAGAGAATGGTCAAAACAACCGATGGAAAAGATATGGTTACCTGGGTGATTTATCCTCCAGATTTTGACCCGACCAAAAAATATCCCACGCTTCTTTATTGTCAAGGCGGACCCCAAGGTGCTTTGTCCCAGTTTTATTCTTTCAGATGGAACTTTCAACTTATGGCCGCAAATGGTTACATCGTCGTCGCCCCCAACAGAAGAGGTATGCCCGGTTTCGGTGTCGAATGGAACGAACAAATCTCAAAAGATTATGGTGGACAAAATATGGACGATTACCTTTCTGCAATTGATGACGTTGCAAAAGAAACATATGTGGATACAGATAGATTGGGTTGCATTGGGGCAAGTTATGGAGGATACTCTGTTTTTTATTTGGCTTCAAGACACGATGGTAGATTTAAGTCATTTATTTCCCACGATGGCATTTTCAATTGGAGATCAATGTATGGAACCACCGAAGAATTATTTTTTGTGAATTGGGATCTCGGTGGAGCTTATTGGGATAATGAAAATACTGCCGCTCAAAGATCTTATACCGAATTTAATCCGATAAACTTTGTGGACAAATGGGATACACCCATCTTGATCATTCAAGGAGGAAAAGATTTTAGGGTGCCAATTGGACAGGGATTGGAAGCTTTTCAGGCTGCCCAGCTGCAAGGCATAAAATCAAGACTTTTATTTTTCCCGGAAGAAAACCACTGGGTGCTTTCAGCCCAAAACAGCTTAGTCTGGCAAAGAGAATTCTATAAATGGTTAGAAGAGACAGTAAAGAATGTCGAATTAAATAGTGGCAAATAG
- a CDS encoding alkaline phosphatase D family protein, producing the protein MKTKLAVACISFLVLYSCADSTKAKTDFKTTKIAFGSCGHEDHPLPIFNTVTEHSPDMFIFLGDNIYGDTKEMDTLRAKYQLLGAKPSYKNLKSQVPILATWDDHDYGWNDIGKSYPYKEESKQIFLDFFEEPESSQRREHKGIYHSYLYDYGDNTLQIILLDGRTFRDDLKPYGGEFDHDDRYDFYKKDYAPHTEATPTLLGEEQWNWLEKELQVPSDIKIIGSGTQFGIEWNGYEAWANFPHERKRMLDLIKSTKASGVLFISGDVHYSEISKLETDFYPIFDFTSSGLSSTWKFAAPNNNRIEGPIMDNHFGLITIQWNDGNTEIIMETWDIHDNQRIEYTVPLKSIQFKE; encoded by the coding sequence ATGAAAACAAAATTAGCGGTAGCCTGCATCTCTTTCTTGGTTCTTTATTCATGTGCAGATTCAACGAAAGCCAAGACCGATTTCAAAACAACAAAAATTGCCTTTGGTTCTTGTGGTCATGAAGACCACCCACTTCCGATATTCAATACGGTAACCGAGCATAGCCCTGATATGTTTATTTTTTTGGGTGATAATATCTACGGCGACACAAAAGAAATGGACACTCTACGGGCAAAATATCAACTATTGGGTGCCAAACCGTCCTATAAAAACCTAAAGAGCCAAGTGCCAATTTTGGCAACATGGGATGATCATGATTATGGATGGAACGATATTGGAAAATCGTATCCTTATAAAGAAGAATCAAAGCAGATATTTCTTGACTTCTTTGAAGAACCCGAATCTTCGCAAAGGAGAGAACACAAAGGCATATATCATTCTTACCTATATGATTATGGAGACAATACGCTTCAAATAATATTACTTGATGGCAGAACTTTTAGAGATGATCTAAAGCCATATGGGGGAGAATTCGACCATGACGATAGATATGATTTTTACAAGAAAGACTATGCCCCCCATACAGAAGCAACCCCAACATTATTGGGTGAAGAACAATGGAATTGGTTGGAAAAAGAGTTGCAAGTGCCTTCAGACATAAAGATCATCGGTTCTGGAACCCAATTTGGAATAGAATGGAATGGATATGAGGCATGGGCCAATTTTCCCCATGAGAGAAAGCGAATGCTAGACCTGATCAAAAGTACAAAAGCGAGTGGTGTTTTATTTATTTCTGGAGATGTTCATTATTCTGAAATATCAAAACTAGAAACAGACTTCTATCCAATCTTTGATTTTACCTCAAGTGGCCTTTCCTCTACCTGGAAATTTGCAGCTCCCAATAACAACAGAATCGAAGGCCCCATAATGGACAATCATTTCGGATTGATCACCATTCAATGGAATGATGGGAATACCGAAATTATAATGGAGACCTGGGATATACATGATAATCAAAGAATAGAATATACCGTACCCCTGAAGTCAATACAGTTTAAGGAATAA
- a CDS encoding dienelactone hydrolase family protein has protein sequence MKNYIALLLIVGLVILGSCRSKSESNTVSEEVHEELAVKVKGEEVTYATDSTNLKGYIAYDINTEGKRPGVLIVHEWWGHNDYVRQRADMLAELGYTAMAVDMYGDGKLADHPDDAGKFAKSVMTNLPEATARFNAAMNLLRSHASVDGEKIGAIGYCFGGSVVLTMANSGADLDAVAAFHSGVQLPVMPNKELKAKVLVCNGADDPFISPESVVAFKSALDSINADYKYVSYPGVKHSFTSKEADANGEKFGLPLAYDADADGKSWASLQQLFSEAF, from the coding sequence ATGAAAAACTATATAGCCCTATTGCTTATTGTAGGTTTAGTAATTCTTGGATCCTGCAGATCAAAAAGCGAAAGTAATACTGTATCAGAGGAAGTTCACGAAGAACTTGCCGTAAAGGTAAAAGGAGAAGAGGTGACCTATGCTACCGATTCGACCAATCTTAAGGGATACATTGCATATGACATCAACACTGAAGGAAAGCGCCCTGGCGTATTGATTGTCCATGAATGGTGGGGGCATAATGATTATGTACGCCAACGAGCAGATATGTTGGCTGAACTTGGATATACTGCAATGGCTGTTGATATGTATGGTGATGGAAAACTGGCAGATCATCCTGATGATGCAGGAAAGTTTGCGAAGAGTGTTATGACAAATCTGCCAGAAGCCACGGCCCGTTTTAATGCGGCCATGAATTTATTACGATCCCATGCTTCGGTAGACGGGGAAAAGATAGGAGCCATAGGGTATTGTTTTGGGGGCAGTGTGGTATTGACAATGGCCAATTCAGGGGCAGATTTAGACGCGGTCGCGGCCTTTCATAGTGGGGTTCAACTACCAGTAATGCCCAACAAAGAGCTTAAGGCCAAAGTTTTGGTCTGCAACGGGGCAGATGATCCGTTTATAAGCCCAGAATCTGTGGTCGCATTTAAAAGTGCTCTAGATTCAATCAATGCCGATTATAAATATGTATCATACCCAGGTGTAAAACACAGTTTTACCAGTAAGGAGGCAGATGCCAATGGCGAGAAGTTCGGATTGCCTTTGGCATACGATGCAGATGCGGACGGAAAGTCTTGGGCAAGTTTACAACAGTTATTTTCAGAAGCGTTTTAG
- a CDS encoding CHAT domain-containing protein, with product MKIDNRFLLVFMFLLQGLFAQEHDTIRANDYYLKAREYGDAANYKSSIAHYKKARDSYKKALHWSGYIKSLNGLGACHTLLSEHDQAQEYLQLALLVGLDKLGEVPEIGDTYQNLGFDWSRQGQYEKQFDCYNRALQIRLDIFGEAHPKVAQTYSSLSVSFKYLGDYENALKTAKKGLDIRLNSLGSNDFSLSQDYTNIGAIYLSKGEFKNAQEYFERALDVMDSASGEQNQFKAIGYSNLGKSLDAQGQYDKAIVAYENALEVLIQILDEKHVYAGIFYNNLGAAWHNNGNAAKALNYHENALNIFTSALSRHHPYVATTYINMGKSFGALKKEAKALEYFNKGLTIQDKVIGPDHPEYANTCYLIGSYFAKLGQWNNALSHFQKGMAGLSKHFDEANIYANPSPKQVATKNILLDLLAAKATVLLSRYQKGAQNTLDLEGSLATCKTALQLIDQLKFEITSTISKQEFIEKSIPVYERLIEVSHELFKQNGNQEHLKQAFEFSEKSKAFLLLQELKYSEIKKYARIPDSIIDQEKKLNIRSAFYKGELYSAIQQKDSIKAKTHRENLLRTRTAYEAVRKEIENGYSRYQHLKYGTKEFSVADVQEKLLDDQSLLLEFFTGKDQLYLFTITKNDFKVFTIKKTVSYEKWIQDFREGLTNYQLVIDANPKTKQTFVEAAHELYGMLLRKSLDTLKQSIKRIIVVPDGELSYLNFESLITKSPSNLRSFKYKDMAYLIKDYAISYAYSSTFLRNTMEATLFNTSETTRSAFGGYAPKYTSPITMPAIDIGIEKIADNEAVDIITLPGAEREVRSLAEKLNGKAWLGSSATEKTFKETAHGYQILHLAMHGLLNDTDPMFSKLLFDQDKESAEDGYLNAAEIYNLELNADLAVLSACESGYGKINKGEGMMSLSRAFAYAGCPSLVASLWKVPDETTVSPMIDFYDYLIEGLPIDKALQKSKLDYLQNIENPLYEHPYFWAGFVVHGNTGPLNIEPSRPKGYTYAVVALLTGLIALFLVRKRKPMTKSSV from the coding sequence ATGAAAATTGACAACAGATTTCTTTTGGTTTTCATGTTTCTTCTACAAGGGTTATTTGCTCAAGAGCATGATACCATTAGGGCCAATGACTATTACCTAAAGGCGAGAGAATATGGAGATGCCGCCAACTACAAGAGTTCTATAGCCCATTATAAAAAAGCTAGGGACAGCTACAAAAAGGCATTGCATTGGTCTGGTTATATAAAATCATTGAACGGATTGGGCGCATGCCATACGCTGTTGTCAGAACATGATCAAGCCCAAGAATATCTACAATTGGCACTTTTAGTTGGGCTTGACAAACTGGGAGAAGTGCCGGAGATAGGAGATACATATCAAAACCTTGGATTTGATTGGAGTAGACAAGGGCAGTATGAAAAACAATTTGACTGTTATAATAGAGCATTGCAAATCAGACTGGACATATTCGGGGAAGCCCACCCTAAAGTGGCCCAGACCTACAGTAGCTTATCGGTCAGTTTCAAGTATCTAGGTGATTATGAAAATGCGCTAAAAACTGCCAAAAAAGGATTGGATATCCGCCTAAATTCGCTTGGTTCCAACGATTTTAGCCTCTCCCAAGATTATACCAATATCGGGGCCATTTACTTAAGTAAAGGAGAATTCAAAAATGCCCAAGAATATTTTGAGCGGGCTTTGGATGTGATGGACAGCGCTTCTGGAGAGCAGAATCAATTTAAGGCCATTGGATACTCCAATTTAGGAAAATCGTTGGATGCTCAAGGACAATATGACAAGGCCATAGTGGCCTATGAAAATGCTTTGGAGGTATTGATTCAGATACTTGATGAAAAGCACGTATATGCCGGTATCTTCTACAATAATCTTGGAGCAGCATGGCATAACAATGGCAATGCAGCAAAGGCCTTGAACTATCATGAAAATGCACTGAATATATTTACCTCTGCGCTATCTAGACACCATCCTTATGTGGCCACCACCTATATTAACATGGGCAAAAGTTTTGGAGCGCTTAAAAAAGAAGCAAAGGCCCTTGAATATTTTAATAAGGGCTTGACCATTCAAGACAAGGTCATTGGCCCCGACCATCCTGAATATGCAAATACTTGTTACCTCATTGGGTCGTATTTTGCAAAACTTGGCCAATGGAACAATGCGCTATCCCATTTTCAAAAAGGTATGGCCGGCCTGTCAAAGCATTTTGATGAAGCCAACATCTATGCGAACCCTTCTCCCAAACAGGTTGCGACAAAGAACATTCTTTTAGACCTGTTGGCCGCAAAAGCGACGGTTTTATTGTCCCGTTATCAAAAAGGCGCACAAAACACCTTGGATCTTGAGGGCAGTCTTGCCACCTGTAAAACAGCTTTGCAATTGATTGATCAGCTCAAATTTGAGATTACCTCAACCATCTCTAAACAAGAATTCATAGAAAAATCAATCCCCGTATACGAAAGATTGATTGAAGTTTCCCATGAATTATTTAAGCAGAACGGCAATCAGGAACATTTAAAACAGGCTTTCGAATTTTCTGAAAAAAGTAAGGCGTTCCTTTTATTGCAAGAACTCAAGTATTCTGAGATCAAGAAGTACGCCAGAATTCCGGATAGTATTATTGATCAAGAAAAAAAACTTAACATAAGATCCGCGTTTTATAAAGGTGAACTCTATTCAGCGATACAGCAAAAAGATTCAATAAAGGCAAAAACGCATAGAGAAAACCTTTTACGAACAAGAACAGCCTATGAAGCCGTCAGAAAGGAAATCGAAAATGGATACAGCCGGTATCAACATTTAAAATATGGGACCAAAGAATTTTCTGTAGCCGATGTCCAAGAAAAACTATTGGATGATCAAAGTCTACTTTTAGAATTTTTTACGGGAAAAGACCAGCTATACCTCTTCACCATTACAAAAAATGATTTTAAGGTCTTCACCATAAAAAAAACGGTATCATACGAAAAATGGATTCAGGATTTCAGGGAAGGGCTTACCAACTACCAACTGGTAATTGATGCCAACCCAAAAACCAAGCAAACATTTGTCGAAGCTGCCCATGAACTATATGGGATGCTATTGCGTAAGTCGTTGGATACGTTAAAACAATCCATAAAAAGAATCATTGTGGTTCCGGATGGGGAGTTGAGTTATCTGAATTTTGAATCCTTGATAACAAAATCCCCCTCGAACTTGAGGAGCTTTAAATACAAAGACATGGCTTATCTGATAAAGGATTATGCCATAAGTTATGCCTATTCGTCCACATTTCTCAGAAATACCATGGAAGCTACCCTATTCAACACCAGCGAAACGACAAGGTCAGCTTTTGGAGGATACGCACCGAAATATACATCACCCATCACAATGCCTGCGATTGATATTGGCATTGAAAAAATCGCTGACAATGAAGCCGTTGACATCATTACTTTACCAGGAGCGGAGAGGGAAGTTCGCAGCTTAGCTGAAAAACTGAACGGCAAGGCCTGGTTGGGTTCTTCGGCTACTGAAAAGACATTCAAAGAAACAGCCCATGGCTATCAAATACTACATCTTGCCATGCACGGACTTTTGAATGACACCGATCCCATGTTCTCAAAATTGCTGTTCGACCAAGATAAAGAAAGTGCTGAGGATGGCTATTTGAACGCAGCCGAAATCTATAATTTAGAGCTCAATGCCGATTTGGCCGTGCTCAGCGCATGTGAAAGCGGATATGGAAAAATAAACAAGGGAGAAGGTATGATGAGCCTATCACGTGCGTTCGCGTATGCAGGATGCCCAAGTTTGGTCGCCAGTTTATGGAAAGTACCCGATGAAACCACGGTTTCACCAATGATTGATTTTTATGATTACCTAATAGAAGGCTTGCCCATTGATAAAGCCTTACAAAAATCAAAATTGGATTATCTTCAAAATATTGAAAACCCGCTGTACGAACATCCCTATTTTTGGGCGGGTTTCGTTGTTCATGGAAACACTGGGCCATTGAATATCGAACCGTCAAGACCAAAAGGGTATACATATGCCGTAGTGGCACTTTTGACCGGACTAATTGCACTGTTTTTGGTCAGAAAAAGAAAACCGATGACAAAATCATCTGTTTAG
- a CDS encoding RNA polymerase sigma factor: MGRPNRNDDADVLWSNYLQGDRSALKELINRFNDPLLMFLLGKTRDREVAREIAQETWLKMTKHKKGIKNFKAYLYKVASNAWIDMYTKQNKIKSVENAASSINGIAVKPEVFHKLGAEDITKMYRSCLTDGEYELWSLHCEGYNSEEIAQRLSLQRKTVDNKKSIIRKKLMSEMKNFANS, encoded by the coding sequence ATGGGTAGACCTAATCGAAATGATGATGCCGATGTTTTATGGAGCAATTATTTACAGGGAGATAGGTCTGCGCTAAAGGAACTGATAAATAGATTCAATGATCCATTGCTCATGTTCTTGCTCGGGAAAACCAGGGATAGGGAAGTAGCCAGGGAAATAGCACAAGAAACCTGGCTCAAGATGACAAAACACAAAAAAGGCATTAAGAACTTCAAGGCATATCTGTATAAGGTGGCCTCAAATGCTTGGATAGACATGTATACCAAGCAGAACAAAATAAAAAGTGTCGAAAATGCTGCTTCATCAATCAATGGAATAGCGGTGAAGCCTGAAGTTTTTCATAAGCTAGGAGCCGAAGATATTACCAAGATGTACCGCTCTTGTCTGACCGATGGAGAATATGAATTATGGAGCCTTCATTGTGAAGGATATAACAGTGAGGAAATAGCCCAGCGGCTTTCGCTACAAAGAAAAACAGTAGACAATAAAAAGTCCATTATTCGAAAAAAATTGATGTCGGAAATGAAAAACTTTGCAAATAGTTAA